TCCAGGATAATGGCAGAGGTATTAGTATCAACCGTTATGCAACGGATGTACGCTGGTCTGTTTCCAACAAGCAGGATCTGGGAATGGAGCTGGTAACGCTCCACGACCGTCTGCGGCTGAATGTAGATGTATTCCAGGAACATCGTACCGGTATCTTCCTGCAAAGAGCTTCCAATGTGATGTTCATGGGGCTGGAAAACCAGCAGTATGGTAACCTGGGTATTGTAGATAATAAAGGGATAGACGCTAACCTGGAATACCGCATCTCAATCGGACAGGTAGAAATGAACCTGAGAGGTAATATCACCTGGAATAAGGATAAGTTGATAGAAGACGACCGTCCGCCGCAGCTGTATCCCTGGATGGAGCACAGAGGAAATAATGTGCTGGCGCGCTATGGTTATATCGCGGAAGGGTTGTTCAAAGACCAGGCGGAGATCGACAAAAGCGCAGTACCCGGCGATCGTTCACAGGTGAAGCCTGGTGATATCAAATACAAAGATCTTAATGGAGATGGCATTATTAACTCCGCCGATATCGCCAAAATAGGCCGGGGCGATGTACCCGCCATGGTATATGGTTTCGGGATGGACATCAGCTGGAAAGGCTTCAACTTTGCATTCCTGTTCCAGGGCGTATCCGATGCAGATCGCATGTTACAGGGAAGTGCCATCATTCCGTTCAATGGAGGAGGAGGTGTTACCAATGCTTTTGCGATTGCTACCGACAGATGGACCGTCGATAATCCACGGCAGGATGCCTTCTATCCGCGCCTCGCATATGGTGAAGCCGAAAACAAGAATAACACACAGCCCAGCAGCTGGTGGGTGAAAGACGTCAGCTTTATGCGTTTGAAGTCGGCGCAGATCGCATATAACCTGCCATCGGACGTGCTGAAACGCTATGGCATCAGGGCTTCGGCTGTGTACCTGCAGGGTATCAACCTGCTTACATTCAGCAAATTCAAACTGTGGGATCCGGAGCTCAACACAGATAACGGTTCCGCCTATCCGAACGTAAGAACCATTTCTCTCGGCGTGAACTTAAAGTTCTAATCTCTAAAACAAGCGAAAATGAAGAAACTGATATATATCTTTCTTGCTGCAGGAATACTGGGCACCTCCTGCCGCAAATTCCTGGATCAGGTACCAGACGACCGGCTGACGATCGATGAAACCTTCCGTACCTGGTCGACCGCACAGCGTTTCCTGGACAATGTGTACAGTCGTATCCCCGATGAATTCGGGCAACGCAACCCCGGCGATAACAATAACCGCGGACTATGGACCGGCGGCTGCGATGAAGCCGACTATGTATGGGGGTTTGTACAGTCGAACGATGTGAACATCGGTAACTGGGATGCCAAGTCCGGCTTTGTGGGCGACTACTGGCGGAATTTCTACAAAGGCATCCGTGCTGCCAGCGTATTCATAGAAAACGCCGACAAGATCACGGATATATCGCCTGCCCTGAAAGATCAGGCAAAAGCCCAGGCCCGCGCCCTCCGTGCTATGTACTACTTCTACCTGATGCGTATATACGGCCCCGTAGTATTGATGGGTGAAAAACCGGTACCGGTAGATACCACCCTGCAGATACCCCGTAATTCGTTTGATGAATGCGTAGCGTATGTGAGCGACGAGCTGCTGAAAGCGGCGGAAATACTGCCTGTTACCTATTCTTCAGAATCACTGGGGCATATTACGAAAGGAATTGCCCTGGCCTTCCGGGCCAATGCGCTGATGTATGCTGCCAGCCCGTTGTATAACGGTAATGCAGATATGGCGGCACTGGTGAATAAAGATGGAAAACATCTGATCAGCCAGTCGTACGATCCTAACAAATGGAAAACAGCCGCTGCTGCGTATAAATCTTTCATCGATCAATTTGTACCCGGTACTTATAATCTCTTCCGGAAAAATGGCGCTGATGGAAATCCGGATCCCTACCTTTCCTGCAGAGACGTTTTCCTGACCGACTGGAATCCTGAAGTAATCATGGCAAGGCCGGATAACTCCCTGAGTGCCCGCCAGTACGAGATGTGCCCTTATCATAGTGGTCAGGAATCCCGCGATGTACGAGGCAGTGGTGGTTTGGGGGCTACCCAGAATATGGTGGACGCATTTTTTATGAAGAATGGAAGAAGCATCGATGACCCTTCGTCTGGTTACGTAAAAACAGGTTATTCCGATTTCAAAGCACCTAACGACAAAGTATCCCAGCGTATCTATAACCAATGGGTAAACCGCGAGCCCCGTTTTTATGTGAACATCACTTACGATGGCAGCATCTGGCTGAACACCCGTTATCCGGGTATCGTCACCCGTTTATACGCCACCGGTAATTCGGGAAAGAAAACCGGCGGGAATGATTATTCCCCTACCGGTTATATTGTACGCAAAGCAATGGGGCTGGATAAATGGGATATGGGAGGCCGTACCCTGATACTCATCCGTCTCGCAGAAATATTCCTCAGCTATGCAGAATGCCTGAATGAAGCCGATCCTGGTAATGCGGATGTATTGAAATACATCAACCTGATCAGGGAACGTGCCGGCATTCCTCCATACGGTTCCGGTGAGCTGCCTGCGCCCATGGGGCAAGCTGCTATGCGCGATGCCATCCGCAAGGAACGCCGCGTTGAACTGGCCTTTGAAAACAACCGCTTCTTCGATGTACGCAGATGGAAGATCGCTGAGCAAACAGAAAATGGTCCTATGTACGGCTTGAACATCAACGCCGATCTGCCGGACTTCCTGAAGGTAGTACCGTTTGAAGTACGTGTGTTCAACAAAAGACATTATTTCTTCCCGCTTCCGGCCGATGATGTGGATAACGACAGACAGCTGGTGCAGAACCCGGGATGGTGATAATAATTAGGAATAGAGAATGAAGAATTAAGAATGATGAGCGAAGGCCCAGGTGGATAATACTTAGCAAAATCTGCCTGGGTCTTCGCTCATCATTTTTAACACATCATTCTTTTGATATTTTTTAATCTTCGCTTTCATTCTGCTTAATTATGAAAACAGCTTCTTTTTTACTTAGCCTTTTACTGCTGACTACCAATTGCTCCAAAGGTGATGGTAAGCCGCCAACAACGATCGTTCCCCCGCCCGTGGCCGTTGGTTTTACAGATAAGGATGCCACCACAGCGTATAATAGCTTCAATGGGTATTTCTACAGTACAGCTGATAAGCTCTATTACGTCAACACAGAGAAAAAAGATATAGGCGCCATCTGGACACAGGCTATTTACTGGGATATGGCAATGAACGTATATAAACGTACAAAGGATGCAGCTGATCTGCAGCGGGTGCGCGATATCTTTGAGGGCGGTTATAACCGGTACGATAAGTATAACTGGAATAATACGAAGGAGTGGTTTATATACGACGATATGATGTGGTGGGTCATTTCCCTTGCACGCGGTTACCAGCTTACGGGCACAAAGGAATACCTCGATCTTTCCGTATCTGGCTTCAAACGGGTATGGGATGGGTCTTTTGATCCTGACGGAGGCGGTATGTTCTGGGATTTTAATCACAGTGGTAAAAATGCATGCATCAATTTCCCGACAGTAATTGCGGCGATGACTTTATATAAGATTACCGGCGACGGTACCTATCTCCAGAACGCAAAAGACATATTTGCATGGGGGGCAGATAACCTGTACGACAAAACTACCGGCAGGGTAGCCGACAATAATGTAAGAGGAAACAAAGGATGGTCTGACTACACCTATAACCAGGGGACCTTCATCGGCGCCGCAGTAGCGTTGTACAAAGCTACCGGCACCGCGGCATATCTCGATATGGCTAATCAGGCCGCTGTTTATACCCAAAAGAGTATGAGTGATGCCAATGGTATACTGCCTGCAGAAGGCGACTGGAACGAACAGGGCGTACTGAAAGCGATCTTTGGACAGTATATCATGCAACTGATCAGCGAAGGAAATCAAACCCAGTTCCTGCCGTGGATACAAAAGAATATCAATGCAGCCTGGGGGAACCGGGATGTTACCCGTGGACTCACTTACCGCAATTATAAGATCCCGTGTGCGACAGGAACGCTACAGTCGTACGAGGCCAGCAGCGCAGTATACATGATGCAGATATGCCCTCCGGCAAAATAAGATTTCGTCGTTTTCATGAGGCAATACCCTATTTTTGCGCTTCAATAACAGTAATGCTTCATGAAAACGATGTTTTACCCTGTACTCCTTTGTTTGTTGATTTGTTTTAACCTGAATGCAGCAGCCCAGGAACAGGAACCCGCCTTTAATACCTGGATGATTGCTAAAGACCAGTTCCGTTACATCTTTGCCGATACCGCATTTGTACGGGTTAGTCCTGATACAAAACAGGCGCCCGTAGATACCCTGCTGCTGGGCGACGAGGTGAAAATAACCGGGTTTACCGGAAAAAATCTCCTGCTGAAAAGAATGGACCTGCCCTGGCTGAAAGTTTCCTATAAGAAAGACGGGCAGGACAAAGAAGGCTACCTCTGGGAAGGGCTTATCTCTTTCACACAGATACGCCGTGGTGATCTGAAGTTTGTATATGCTTACGACCGGATTGTGGATACACTTATCGAAAAACAACCGCATGAGCAATATGTTGTAAAGCTGAAAGTAGTGCAGGCTGGTAAACAGCTCACCGGTACATCGTTTAAGATATTTGCAACGGAAAGCTCCAGCTTTGCTTCCGGCAGGGTCATGAGCGGGCTCGGATTATCCAATGTGCAGCATATTGTCAGCCTCGAGTTTGGCGGAGATGCCTGTGGTGTTGAAACCAACTGCTTCTACTTTGCCATGATGAAAGACGGCCGGCTGGCGGATTTGCCGGGCAGGATGGTAGTGGGAGATGCCGGTGTGTATTATCACAATGAGTCTTTTGTATTCCCGGCGGAGAAAAATGGAGAACCAGATACCATCATCATGAACCTGACAGAAGGAGAAGAAACGGAGAAGATGGATAAGGATGGAAACCCTGTTATGAAAGAAACAAAAAGCAGTATGAAATATACCTGGGACGGAGAGAAAGCAAGCTTCCGAAAACTCAGCAGGTAAAGAAGAAGAACTCATCATTCGTAATGGCCGCTCGTCTATATTTTTTTCAAAGCGCTGTATTATTGAAATAGCTTTGTAAATCTAAACGATGCCCGTCATTACTTCCCATGTCCGTCTTTAATCATCCCAGGAAACGCGTTGTAGTATTCATTATTACAGGATTGGTACTTATGCTGATAACCCGGTTGCTTTACCTGCAGCTGATAGAAACCCGTTACGCCCGATTGGCAGATGCCAATGCTGTATCCCGGAAAATAGTATACCCCGGCAGGGGCATTATCTTCGACCGAAAAAACCGGAGTATTTTAGGTAACGATGTATTGTACGACCTCGTGGTAACCCCGGCTGCGGTTAAGAAGATAGATACTGCCTACCTCTGTAATATTCTTAGTATTAGTCGGGATGAATTTAGAAATCGTATATCCGATGCCGTTAGAAAGAACGGGCGGGTACGGCCTTCTGTATTTGCAGCGGCTTTAGCGCCAACAGCATACAGCCGTTTACAGGAGAGCATGTACCTTTTCCAGGCGGGGTTTGAGCTGGTACCCCGGCAGGTACGTTCATATCCTTATAAGGCAGCGGCCAATATCCTTGGTTATATCGGTGAAATATCGCCGGGGATGCTCAGGATGAAAGAGTATCATGAGTATCAGTCGGGCGACTATACCGG
The genomic region above belongs to Chitinophaga sp. 180180018-3 and contains:
- a CDS encoding SH3 domain-containing protein is translated as MKTMFYPVLLCLLICFNLNAAAQEQEPAFNTWMIAKDQFRYIFADTAFVRVSPDTKQAPVDTLLLGDEVKITGFTGKNLLLKRMDLPWLKVSYKKDGQDKEGYLWEGLISFTQIRRGDLKFVYAYDRIVDTLIEKQPHEQYVVKLKVVQAGKQLTGTSFKIFATESSSFASGRVMSGLGLSNVQHIVSLEFGGDACGVETNCFYFAMMKDGRLADLPGRMVVGDAGVYYHNESFVFPAEKNGEPDTIIMNLTEGEETEKMDKDGNPVMKETKSSMKYTWDGEKASFRKLSR
- a CDS encoding RagB/SusD family nutrient uptake outer membrane protein, with the translated sequence MKKLIYIFLAAGILGTSCRKFLDQVPDDRLTIDETFRTWSTAQRFLDNVYSRIPDEFGQRNPGDNNNRGLWTGGCDEADYVWGFVQSNDVNIGNWDAKSGFVGDYWRNFYKGIRAASVFIENADKITDISPALKDQAKAQARALRAMYYFYLMRIYGPVVLMGEKPVPVDTTLQIPRNSFDECVAYVSDELLKAAEILPVTYSSESLGHITKGIALAFRANALMYAASPLYNGNADMAALVNKDGKHLISQSYDPNKWKTAAAAYKSFIDQFVPGTYNLFRKNGADGNPDPYLSCRDVFLTDWNPEVIMARPDNSLSARQYEMCPYHSGQESRDVRGSGGLGATQNMVDAFFMKNGRSIDDPSSGYVKTGYSDFKAPNDKVSQRIYNQWVNREPRFYVNITYDGSIWLNTRYPGIVTRLYATGNSGKKTGGNDYSPTGYIVRKAMGLDKWDMGGRTLILIRLAEIFLSYAECLNEADPGNADVLKYINLIRERAGIPPYGSGELPAPMGQAAMRDAIRKERRVELAFENNRFFDVRRWKIAEQTENGPMYGLNINADLPDFLKVVPFEVRVFNKRHYFFPLPADDVDNDRQLVQNPGW
- a CDS encoding glycoside hydrolase family 76 protein, which codes for MKTASFLLSLLLLTTNCSKGDGKPPTTIVPPPVAVGFTDKDATTAYNSFNGYFYSTADKLYYVNTEKKDIGAIWTQAIYWDMAMNVYKRTKDAADLQRVRDIFEGGYNRYDKYNWNNTKEWFIYDDMMWWVISLARGYQLTGTKEYLDLSVSGFKRVWDGSFDPDGGGMFWDFNHSGKNACINFPTVIAAMTLYKITGDGTYLQNAKDIFAWGADNLYDKTTGRVADNNVRGNKGWSDYTYNQGTFIGAAVALYKATGTAAYLDMANQAAVYTQKSMSDANGILPAEGDWNEQGVLKAIFGQYIMQLISEGNQTQFLPWIQKNINAAWGNRDVTRGLTYRNYKIPCATGTLQSYEASSAVYMMQICPPAK